The window TAAAACCCTCAACCCGATGGATGAGCACAATGCTCCACGAATTCGGGCATGCGGTTTATGACAAATACCTCGACATGAAACTCCCATTCCTTCTTCGAACCGCAAGCCACACATTCACCACCGAGGCGGTGGCCATGTTGATGGGACGGCTGGCTCAGGAGGAATCCTGGCTGCGGGAGGTGCTGCGAGTCCCTCAGGAGAAATTATCAAAGGTGGCCGTGGCGGCCCGAAAACAACTTCGAACTCAGATGCTCGTCTCGACGCGTTGGATGCTGGTCATGATTCATTTTGAGAGAGAGCTCTATCGCGGAACCGGTACCGATCTAAACTCTCTCTGGTGGGATCTTGTGGAGCAATTCCAGGTCATCCGCCGGCCGGAAAAACGCGACGCTCCCGATTGGGCCAGCAAAATCCACATCGCCTGCTTCCCCGTTTACTATCACAATTACCTCTGGGGCGAGTTTATGGCGAGCCAGCTCCGCGGATGGATCGATCGGGAAATTCTCCCCAAGAACAATACCTCTATCGCCGGGCACCCCGCCGTCGGCAGATACCTGAAAGAAAAGATCTTCTCCCCCGGAACGGGGCTGCGATGGGATGAACTCCTCCGCCGGTCTACGGGTGAGAGCCTCAATCCGGAATACTTTGTGAAGCAATTTGTTGAAGTCTAGCCTGGAAAAACCCCCGCCCTCATTTCGAGAGCGGGGGTTCTCTTTTAAAATAACAACGGTTTGTTTTACAACTTAGATGACAACCTATCTTACAACTGTCATTTGCCGTGTTAAGACCACGCCGTCCGCAACCAGCTTGGCGAAATAGATGCCACTGCCGACCGCGGCGCCATTCTGATCCCGTCCATCCCAGCGAATCTCATGGATTCCAGCATCCGGCGTGCCGGAGGCCAGAGTCGCGATCCGCCGGCCGGCGGCATTGTAAACCGCCAAATCGACAGAGCCTTGCTTCGGTAGATTGAAGGTCATCTTGGCGCAAGCCGGCGCGGGATTCGGATAAACCGGCGCAAGCCAGACCTTGTCCATTCGCTGGCCCCAATGATTTTCAACCGAAGAAGGTGTTCCATCGACAACGTAAAGCTGGAAGTTGATAAGCTTCTGCAAACCGTTATCGCCGTTAATGTTTAAGCTAAAATCCTTGGCCCCCAGGCCGATTATAGAACTCACCTCAACGGTGAATGGCGGTGAGAGCACACCGGTTGAATGTGAGTATAACTCCTCCAGCTCCGCCTGTGTTTGCGTTACCAGTATGGAGAGCGAAGTGGAGCCCAATCGGACATTTAAGCCGGCCGCATCTCCGCCTCCATTGTTGCCGAGAGTCACGAGGATATCAGCGGTCTCCCCGGGTTGCAGATAACCGTCACCATTTCCGAGGGCCGTGTCGTCAACATGGACGGTCGACATGATAACGTTCGGGCAGTAGACCTTGAAATTAACGAACCCGTTCCAAGAGCCCGAAGCGGCGCTGATCTCGAGGGATAGGGTTATACGCTGCCCATCAGGAACATCAGGACTGACCGAGATAACAAATGGAGCATCATTAGTTCCCGTGGCGTCGGGAGCAATATCTCCAAATGAAGCATCCCCATCAACAATGGTTATGCCGGGGTTGTTTGAGAGAAGGCTCGCCTCGACGCTGTATGCCGTCTCGATCCCGGAATTCATCAGGACGACCTCTACTTCGACATTCTCCCCGGCCTCCACACGCCCGTTCGCAGTCCGTATACCTAGATCATTTATCGTGAAAGAGTCCACCTCGAGAACGGCCAAGGTCGCCGAGTCGACATCAACTGAGATCTGGCGCGTTTCATGATTATAGGCCGTTACCGTCAACGTGAGTGTCTGGCCGGCGGTCGGCGCCGAATCAAGCGTAATCGTCGCCAAGCCTGTTGGATCGGTATAAGCGGAACCATAGAGCACACCATCATCATACAGGGCGGCCAAGGCTCCTTCCACACCGGGAACAGTAACATCATAAGTGCTTTGATCTTCGATGATGGTGGCGTTATGCAGAACCGTGAGACTCGCCGGGAGGTCGCTTCGTACTGTCAGGGCGCAGTCCCCAAAGATATTGTACTGCTCCACCAGCTTGAGACCCTCACCACTCTGCCCGTAAAGATCCATAACCTTCATCGATCCGGAAAAGAAGAGAGCGCCGACACTGTTGCACACATCCTCGGTCAGACAGCGGATGACTTCCGTCTGCATGTCGCAGGGAGGCACCCAGGAAGAACTCGTGGAGGCCGAGAACATGGCGATCGCGCCAGCGGGTTCCGCAACACTTCCGGTCCGGAGAAACGCCTCCGCGAGACACTCGTTCAGTGTGAAGGTCCCGTTTGAGCATGAGACATCCACAATAAAGGGATTCATTGTGCCGTTAACTAATTGATGGACATTGGTCACAGAGAAACCAGAAGAACTCCAGCTGGTACCGCTTCCATGGCCGATATAGTTAAAAACACCGCACCCTTGATTCAAGGCGGCCGCAACCAGGGCAATGGTGGCGTACGGATCGCAGATCTCCGT is drawn from Candidatus Eisenbacteria bacterium and contains these coding sequences:
- a CDS encoding T9SS type A sorting domain-containing protein; translation: MSIKRMSCIACALVAMSWALLYSLPAMAEWIPLGTVKTGFQVLDSSSQGITLEYNLEGLEKELVEIDGRDYAQYFIPDMSILMNEGEPQLPVVRQSFIIPDRGAVDVRILSMESVTIETERVVPSKGHIERDIDPADIPYIFGSVYDNAEPYPAGGAAIQEPFILRDFRGAVLEIQPVVYNPALETIEVVTRIELEITPVDGEAVNELIRDEPLRSVDSEFEAIYLNHFPNYEGDRYTAIPEPGRCVIITYDAFYSAAVQLYEWKLQKGIPTILTNLSSIGSTGAQVKSYIQGLYAEPEGITYIILIGDSAQMPTLYGDYQGAASDPCYAKLAGGDQYPDAFVSRISAQTVAQAETQIAKFIRYERDPDLTTPAGNWYTKGAGLASNQTGGTPYTDCQRIGFLSDALLGYTYTSVTEICDPYATIALVAAALNQGCGVFNYIGHGSGTSWSSSGFSVTNVHQLVNGTMNPFIVDVSCSNGTFTLNECLAEAFLRTGSVAEPAGAIAMFSASTSSSWVPPCDMQTEVIRCLTEDVCNSVGALFFSGSMKVMDLYGQSGEGLKLVEQYNIFGDCALTVRSDLPASLTVLHNATIIEDQSTYDVTVPGVEGALAALYDDGVLYGSAYTDPTGLATITLDSAPTAGQTLTLTVTAYNHETRQISVDVDSATLAVLEVDSFTINDLGIRTANGRVEAGENVEVEVVLMNSGIETAYSVEASLLSNNPGITIVDGDASFGDIAPDATGTNDAPFVISVSPDVPDGQRITLSLEISAASGSWNGFVNFKVYCPNVIMSTVHVDDTALGNGDGYLQPGETADILVTLGNNGGGDAAGLNVRLGSTSLSILVTQTQAELEELYSHSTGVLSPPFTVEVSSIIGLGAKDFSLNINGDNGLQKLINFQLYVVDGTPSSVENHWGQRMDKVWLAPVYPNPAPACAKMTFNLPKQGSVDLAVYNAAGRRIATLASGTPDAGIHEIRWDGRDQNGAAVGSGIYFAKLVADGVVLTRQMTVVR